CCCAAGCTGTATATGACCATAAAATCAACCTCGATGATGATATAAGATCTTATCTTGATGATAACTATCCAAACCTGATTTTAAGCGGTAACAAGCCGATAACATTTCGTCATCTAATTACCCATACATCAGGACTTCCCCCGACTATCAACTGTAATGACAGTGCGCAAACAACAGATGAACAATTAGATTGCTTTAGACTTTTTAGAAAAGAAGACTTTTTTAAACAATTAAAAAATGTCAAACTAACTAACAATTCGGGTAAAAATTATCAGTACTCAGGTGTTGGGATCCAGTTGACCGGGTATATTCTAGAGCATGTTTACAAATCGTCGTTCCATGAACTATTTCAAAAATATATCTTTTCCCGTTCGGGTGAACAAAACACTTTTTCGAAGTTGAAAAATGATGGAAATTCTAATGTGTCTGTCGGAAAAAATAATGAGGGAGCGCCTATGCCCATAATAAATGGGTATTACAATTATGCAGGAGGCTTAAAATCTTCAACAAGTGCCATGCTTAATTATATGAAGATGTATTTGGAGAGTAATGACAAAGTCGTTAAACAGGCAATGGATCGGTTGGC
The nucleotide sequence above comes from Dyadobacter subterraneus. Encoded proteins:
- a CDS encoding serine hydrolase domain-containing protein, with the protein product MNSERSFTSIIKVKTLFFFACLSLSIPCVFGETPYPISERRNPTQDSIERIITQEVAKLMKSTGYTVVSGAMYIGGKIHQFHYGKIGNGKTPDSNTIYEIGSITKTYTGLLLSQAVYDHKINLDDDIRSYLDDNYPNLILSGNKPITFRHLITHTSGLPPTINCNDSAQTTDEQLDCFRLFRKEDFFKQLKNVKLTNNSGKNYQYSGVGIQLTGYILEHVYKSSFHELFQKYIFSRSGEQNTFSKLKNDGNSNVSVGKNNEGAPMPIINGYYNYAGGLKSSTSAMLNYMKMYLESNDKVVKQAMDRLAGDVQYGRAYAWNTYNYDKENKMLYHNGGTFGHSSWIALYPDQKIGIFIVTNIVTADSQSKLNELSNSIISKSTNGSN